From ANME-2 cluster archaeon:
TATGGTTGCCTAATGCCAAAACTTCCAATAATTTCAGGAATAGAAGCTATTAAAGCATTTTCCAATGCGGGTTGGATTCCTCACCGACAAGTAGGGAGTCATGTTGTTCTAAGAAAAGAAGGATCCAAAGTTACGTTATCTGTCCCAAAACACAAGGAACTAAAGCCAGGTCTGTTGAGGCACTTAATTAAAGCTGCCGGGCTTACAGTTGAAGAATTTGAAAAATTGTTGTGATAAGTAATCCTGCGCCTGAATCGAAATATCTAGACCCATCGAGCCGATAGAAATGCTGAAGCCTTGAGCATCCACGCTAGGATGCTTCGCACCTTCCAGTGCAGAGTCCGTGACTTGGCGTGCCTTGAAGCACAGGAAACTCCCCTCATCCTATAATCCCGGTAACCATTAAGGTTCCACAAACCATTAACAGATAAGCAGCATGTTAGAAACCATTCCGCTTTACGCCAGTTTATTTTTCACCAGTTTCCTTGCTTCCACCATCTTTCCCCTTGGTTCAGAAGGGTTGGTAGTCTACCTTATCACGCAAGGCCACAACTTCGGGATCGTTGTTGGTACCGCTTCAATAGGAAATTATCTTGGTGCCTGCACCACGTATCTGCTGGGCTGGGTGGGGCGTGAAAAATATCTTGAAAAATACCTGCGAATGAAGCACAGTGAACTGGAACGAGGTGAATACATATTCGAAAAGTATGGCCCTCCAATATTATTGTTCACATGGGTACCGCTTGTCGGGGATGCCATAGCGGCAATGGGCGGTATCTTCAAGCTTAATTTTGCCGTCTTTTCAATATATGTATTCATAGGAAAATGTATGCGATATGTAGCTGTAGCATATCTGGCCGGATTGATATGAATCAAGTATCAGCCTCACGCCCCGTTGAGCGTAAACTCCTCCACCCACTCGAACCCGAACTCCTCCATATAATCACAGCACGCTTTCTCGAACTCCCTGCGCTTTTGTGTGAGTTTAACAGTATCACATTCAGGATTATCCCTTTCAGGCATACTGGATGGTATATCCCGGTCAGGAGATAAGATTAATTGAACCCTGCCCCCATACGAGAGGTCATGACAAAAGTACTCTTCCTGTGCGTGGGCAACTCCTGCCGCAGCCAGATGGCAGAAGGATTCGCACGCCATTATGGCTCAGATATCCTGGAAGCCCACAGTGCCGGCACCATGGCTGCATCTTTTGTAGCACCCAAATCAATAGAGGTCATGGCCGAGAAAGGAATCGATATCTCGCACCAGAGCCCAAAACAACTTGATCCGGCCAACCTGCCGGACTATGACATTCTCATATCCATGGGTTGCGGGGTCCAGGACACCTGCCCGGCCGATAACCTCAAGGACTTCACAGACTGGGGGCTGGATGACCCTATGGGACAGCCTGTTGAGAAGTACAGGGAAGTGAGGGATGAGATTGAAAAGCTGGTACTGGGATTGCTGGAAAAATGGGAGCCTGGCCTGAAATAATGAAAAGGTACGTTTTACCCGTGATAATACGTGGGCTCATCAGGCTTCTTTTCTTCCTGTTTGCCTTTGAAATTAATAGCCGGCAGCGGCACAGCAGGCGGCAGGCCCAGTGTCTTTGACATGGTCAAAGCCAGGGGTGCCAGATTGCTCACCATGGTATTGGCAATCTCATTTTGCACATTGGTCGGTGCAGATCCGCCGGTCCACTCTTTGTGCATCGCTTCCAGGTCACCCTCCTGGTAATAATCCGTGCTGCCTTCAAACCTGATATAACCGATATTCGGATTCAGGTAATTGATGGACATGGCATACTCCAGTTTTATGACCTGCTTTTTGCCAAACGGAGTGTTCTGCTCTACCAGCAAGGGATTTCTTATGTTGATATCAAAATTAATATTAATACTCTTGTGCTGCCTGGCACTTTCAGCACCGGCAAAAGATTTTGATTCTATCTGATTTACCTGAAAACCTATTATCATGCTTTTTCACCATACTAAAAATAAAGGGTAAGAATAATAAAGATTGGGTTACCACCCCAATCCTGTATCAATTTTTGGTCTGAAAAGACCTGCGGTATAAAAAACCGCCATAAAATCCCTAGTTGGTCAATACTATCTCTATGCTGATATCCTTGGGAACCTGTATACGCATGAGTTGCCGCAAGGCCCGCTCGTCTGCATCCAGATCAATAAGCCGCTTGTGTACCCTCATCTCCCAGTGGTCCCAGGTGGAAGTACCTTCTCCATCCGGACTCTTCAGAGTTGGTACCATCAGTTTCTTCGTAGGCATTGGTATTGGACCTGATATATTCACACCGGTCTTTATTGCAATACTTTTGACCTGTTCACATACATTATCCAGGGTTGACGGGATTGTCCCGGTTAATCGAATCCTTGCTTTTTGTGCCATTAATGAATCTCCAAAACATAAAAAAAGAGACGGGTGAGGCCTTATGGCCTCGCCTTAATACTAATGACCATACCAGCTGCAACGGTCTGTCCCATATCACGGATAGCGAAACGTCCCAACTGTGGAATTTCCTTCACATTCTCAATGACCAGTGGCCTGGTGGGCTTTACGGTCACGATAGCTGCATCACCAGCTTTGATGAAAGTGGGGTTCACTTCCTTCACTTCACCGGTCTTGGGGTCCAGTTTCTTGTCAATTGATATCAAGGTACATGCAGTCTGTGCCGTATGACAGTGGAACACAGGTGTGTAGCCAATTGAAATGGCAGACGGATGCTGCAATACAACGATCTGTGCAGTAAACTCTTCAGCCACGGTAGGTGGTTTGGATGCGGGTCCGCATACATCGCCCCTTCTTACATCATTCTTTCCAATACCCCTCACGTTCCAGCCGATATTATCGCCGGGCTTGGCCTGGGGCTGTTCTTCATGATGCATTTCAATGGACTTGACCTCACCTGTAGCACCGCTTGGACTAAAAGTGACAGAATCGCCTTTCTTCATAATACCGGTCTCGACACGACCTACCGGTACAGTACCGATACCGCTGATAGTATAAGCGTCCTGCACTGGGATACGCAGTGGCAGGGTTGTTGGCATCTCAGGTTCCTTCAGCCCGTTAAGTGCTTCCAGGATTGTTACTCCTTTATACCATTTGGTATTCTCGCTGTGGGTTGCAATATTGTCACCCTTGATCGCAGATGTTGGAATGAAGTGCATATCGGCAGGTTTGAATCCTACCATCTTAAGAAGCACGCTGACATCTTCCTTTGCCTTGTTGTATTTTGCTTCATCGTAGTTGACCTCATCCATCTTGTTGATCGCAATGACCAGCTGGGTGATACCCAGTGTCCTGGACAGGAACACGTGCTCTTTGGTCTGTGCCTGTACACTGTCCTTGCCGGAAACCACAAGAATCGCAGCATCTGCCTGTGATGCACCTGTGATCATGTTCTTGACAAAGTCACGGTGACCGGGACAATCCACGACGGTAAAATAATACTTATCAGTATCAAATCGCTGATGTGCGATATCAATGGTGATACCCCTTTCACGCTCTTCTTTAAGGGAGTCCATGACCCATGCAAAAGCAAAGGATTCCTTACCTTTTGCTTTGGCTTCTTCTCTATACTTTTCAATGACATGTGGCGCTACAGCGCCTGTATCGTACATCAGTCTGCCTACAAGGGTTGATTTCCCGTGATCGATATGACCGATGACTGCCAGATTCAAATGTGGTTTCGCTGCCATCTTTAATCCTCCAAACTATTGATTTTAATATAACTGAATTTTTGTCTCACTATATCTTTTACTGCTTTTAAACTTTGTGTCGTTGTAGGCTGATATATGTTCTTTCAACACCAACTTACAAACCCACGAAATCGCTGGGTTTTGGCATTTCAGCCTTTAATCCTTTCCGCTGCCGTATCTTAGTTACTACATCCTTTAATAAACTCATTGGAAGCGGTTCGAATCCGGCAAATTCCGTACTCCATGATGCCCGCCCTTCAGTTGCAGAGCGGATATCACCGGCAAATCCGAACAGTTCAGCCACCGGAGCCTTGCTTTCAATAATAGTCATGTCCCCTTCCTGGGTCATGTTACTGATAACACCTCTGCGTCCCTGTATCTCTGAAGTAGCGCCGCCCATATTGTTCTGCGGTGTCTGGATAAAGACCTGCTGGTAAGGTTCAAGCAGTGTATCATCTGCCGATAACATGGCTGCCTGTATTGCAGAGCGAACTGCAGGAATAACCTGTGCAGGACCCCTGTGCACTGCATCTTCATGGAGTTTTGCATCCACCAGTTTAATCTTTATTGCCTGACAGGGCTCCCTGCTAAGGGGTCCGCCTACCATAACCTCTTCAAAACCATCAATTACCAATTCCATGGTCTCGTTCAGGTACTGGATACCTTTGGTCATATCGATCAGGATATTCGTTTCATACATTGAAACAATACCTTTTGCTTCATCCTTATCGAAACCTACTCCCATGAACTTTTCACGCCGTTCCACTTCGGGCATACGCATTGATACCTCCCCCGATTTGATAAGGCTCACGACGTCATTGGAAAGGGGTTCAATCTCAATATAGAACCGATTATGCCGGTTTGGACTCTTACCTTCCACCGGACCTGCATGTTTCTGCACGGTCTCCCTGTACACCACAATGGGTGGACTGGTGATGATCTCCACACCTTTATCCCGTTCTATCCTGTGGGCAATGACCTCAAGATGGAGCTCGCCCATACCTGACATCAGGTGTTCTCCAGTCTCTTCATTGATAGTGATCTTAAGGGTATTGTCCTCTTTGGCCACCTGCCTGAGCACTTCTACCAGTTTTGGCAGGTCCTTCATATGCTTAGCTTCAACAGCAACAGTAACCACAGGTTCGCTGGCATGCTTGATGGACTCGAACGGGAGCATATCAGATTTGCTTGAAACGGTCGCACCCACATAAGCATCTTTCAGACCAGTAACGGCTGCGATGTTTCCTCCCGGTATCTTCTCAACTTCAAGTCGCTCCGGACCCA
This genomic window contains:
- a CDS encoding type II toxin-antitoxin system HicA family toxin, which encodes MPKLPIISGIEAIKAFSNAGWIPHRQVGSHVVLRKEGSKVTLSVPKHKELKPGLLRHLIKAAGLTVEEFEKLL
- a CDS encoding DedA family protein, whose amino-acid sequence is MLETIPLYASLFFTSFLASTIFPLGSEGLVVYLITQGHNFGIVVGTASIGNYLGACTTYLLGWVGREKYLEKYLRMKHSELERGEYIFEKYGPPILLFTWVPLVGDAIAAMGGIFKLNFAVFSIYVFIGKCMRYVAVAYLAGLI
- a CDS encoding arsenate reductase ArsC, producing MNPAPIREVMTKVLFLCVGNSCRSQMAEGFARHYGSDILEAHSAGTMAASFVAPKSIEVMAEKGIDISHQSPKQLDPANLPDYDILISMGCGVQDTCPADNLKDFTDWGLDDPMGQPVEKYREVRDEIEKLVLGLLEKWEPGLK
- the rpsJ gene encoding 30S ribosomal protein S10 codes for the protein MAQKARIRLTGTIPSTLDNVCEQVKSIAIKTGVNISGPIPMPTKKLMVPTLKSPDGEGTSTWDHWEMRVHKRLIDLDADERALRQLMRIQVPKDISIEIVLTN
- the tuf gene encoding translation elongation factor EF-1 subunit alpha gives rise to the protein MAAKPHLNLAVIGHIDHGKSTLVGRLMYDTGAVAPHVIEKYREEAKAKGKESFAFAWVMDSLKEERERGITIDIAHQRFDTDKYYFTVVDCPGHRDFVKNMITGASQADAAILVVSGKDSVQAQTKEHVFLSRTLGITQLVIAINKMDEVNYDEAKYNKAKEDVSVLLKMVGFKPADMHFIPTSAIKGDNIATHSENTKWYKGVTILEALNGLKEPEMPTTLPLRIPVQDAYTISGIGTVPVGRVETGIMKKGDSVTFSPSGATGEVKSIEMHHEEQPQAKPGDNIGWNVRGIGKNDVRRGDVCGPASKPPTVAEEFTAQIVVLQHPSAISIGYTPVFHCHTAQTACTLISIDKKLDPKTGEVKEVNPTFIKAGDAAIVTVKPTRPLVIENVKEIPQLGRFAIRDMGQTVAAGMVISIKARP
- a CDS encoding elongation factor EF-2, coding for MGRRKKMVERVTVLMNDPEHIRNIGIVAHIDHGKTTLTDNILAGAGMISMELAGKQLFTDSDAEEQERGITIDSACVSMVHEFEGDEYLINLIDTPGHVDFGGDVTRAMRAVDGAVVVVDAVEGTMPQTETVLRQALKEHVKPVLFVNKVDRLINELQVDAQEMQIRLGKVIDHVNKLIKGMNEQKYKAGWRMDAAEGTVVFGSALYNWAISVPYMKKSGVGFVDVFNYCKEGNMKELALKCPLHEVLNDTVIRFLPNPLVAQKDRVNVIWHGNKESTEFKDMMSANKDGDVALMVTNISMDPHAGEVATGRLFSGTLKRGMELYVSGSSKTNRLQQVGIFMGPERLEVEKIPGGNIAAVTGLKDAYVGATVSSKSDMLPFESIKHASEPVVTVAVEAKHMKDLPKLVEVLRQVAKEDNTLKITINEETGEHLMSGMGELHLEVIAHRIERDKGVEIITSPPIVVYRETVQKHAGPVEGKSPNRHNRFYIEIEPLSNDVVSLIKSGEVSMRMPEVERREKFMGVGFDKDEAKGIVSMYETNILIDMTKGIQYLNETMELVIDGFEEVMVGGPLSREPCQAIKIKLVDAKLHEDAVHRGPAQVIPAVRSAIQAAMLSADDTLLEPYQQVFIQTPQNNMGGATSEIQGRRGVISNMTQEGDMTIIESKAPVAELFGFAGDIRSATEGRASWSTEFAGFEPLPMSLLKDVVTKIRQRKGLKAEMPKPSDFVGL